The following are encoded in a window of Amaranthus tricolor cultivar Red isolate AtriRed21 chromosome 2, ASM2621246v1, whole genome shotgun sequence genomic DNA:
- the LOC130805201 gene encoding pentatricopeptide repeat-containing protein At2g03880, mitochondrial, with amino-acid sequence MSLLFSKLKLPVSSLVLSRSYVVAISLQQNASNNSILIEEFTKLCHKRDLPRAINAMKSLENSGLMADCTVYSELIKCCISRKAIQEGKYIHKHLFSNGHQPESFLLSMLVNMYVKFNLLVEAEKLFDEMPEKNVVAWTTMISAYSNAKISHKAFKFLIFMYREGVRPNMYTFSSVLRACDGLLSLKQLHCAVFKCGLESDVFVRSALIDVYAKWGELDNARAVFEEFVTGDLVVWNSIIGAFAQNSDGDEALNLFKRMKKAGFLANQATLTSTLRAVTGLSLLELGRQVHVHVLKYDRDLILSNALLDMYCKCGGLDDARLVFTRMKETDVISWSTMIIGLAQNGFSGEALQLFEMMKLSGIQPNYITIVGVLFACSHAGLLKKGWYYFRSMKKLFGIDPGREHYGCMIDLLGRAGKLDDAVKLLHEMNCGPDAVTWRTLLGACKIHRNTDIAIYAAKQMLNLEPDDVGTYILLSNIYENSQRWEDSMYLRKKMTERGIKKKPGCSWIEVNKRIHAFIFRDVSHPQIDDIIRELNQLLHKLKVVGYVPDTNFILQDLEGEQKEESLQYHSEKLAIVYGLMSLPKESVIRIRKNLRICGDCHLFAKLVAKTEKRTIVIRDQVRYHHFQDGTCSCTDYW; translated from the coding sequence ATGAGTTTACTATTTTCAAAGTTAAAATTACCCGTAAGTTCTTTGGTCCTGTCACGTTCTTATGTAGTTGCAATAAGTTTACAACAAAATGCATCAAATAACTCTATTTTAATTGAAGAGTTTACCAAATTATGCCATAAAAGAGATTTACCCAGAGCTATAAATGCTATGAAAAGCTTGGAAAACTCTGGTCTAATGGCGGATTGTACTGTTTACTCTGAGCTTATAAAATGTTGCATTTCTCGTAAGGCAATTCAGGAAGGCAAATATATTCATAAGCATTTGTTTTCAAATGGGCATCAACCTGAATCATTTTTACTTAGCATGCTGGTTAATATGTATGTTAAATTCAACTTATTGGTTGAAGCAGAGAAGCTGTTTGATGAAATGCCCGAGAAAAATGTTGTTGCTTGGACTACAATGATTTCAGCTTATTCGAATGCTAAAATTAGTCACAAGGCTTTcaagtttttgattttcatgtATAGAGAAGGCGTTAGACCGAATATGTATACATTTTCCTCAGTTTTGAGAGCTTGTGATGGGTTGTTGAGCCTTAAGCAGCTGCATTGTGCTGTATTTAAGTGTGGTTTAGAGTCTGATGTATTTGTTAGGAGTGCTTTGATTGATGTTTATGCAAAGTGGGGTGAATTGGATAATGCACGGGCTGTTTTCGAGGAGTTTGTGACTGGGGATTTAGTTGTTTGGAACTCGATAATTGGAGCGTTTGCACAAAACAGTGATGGTGATGAAGCTTTGAATCTTTTCAAGAGGATGAAGAAGGCTGGTTTTCTAGCTAACCAAGCTACATTAACAAGCACTCTGAGAGCGGTTACTGGTTTATCTTTGTTAGAATTAGGGAGACAGGTTCATGTTCATGTGTTGAAGTATGATCGGGATTTGATTCTAAGTAACGCCCTTTTAGATATGTATTGCAAGTGTGGTGGTTTAGATGATGCGCGCTTGGTTTTTACTCGGATGAAGGAGACAGACGTAATCTCTTGGAGTACTATGATAATTGGGTTAGCTCAAAATGGATTCAGTGGAGAAGCTCTACAATTATTCGAGATGATGAAATTATCTGGAATTCAACCAAATTACATAACAATTGTTGGGGTCTTATTTGCTTGTAGTCATGCCGGTCTCTTGAAAAAAGGGTGGTAttactttcgatcaatgaagaagCTTTTTGGGATTGATCCTGGAAGAGAACATTATGGGTGCATGATTGATCTTCTAGGAAGGGCGGGTAAACTCGATGATGCTGTAAAGTTACTTCATGAAATGAACTGTGGACCTGATGCAGTGACATGGAGAACCCTTCTTGGTGCATGTAAAATTCACAGAAATACAGATATAGCTATTTATGCTGCTAAGCAAATGTTGAACCTAGAACCAGATGATGTGGGGACATATATACTACTTTCAAATATTTATGAGAATTCTCAGAGATGGGAAGATTCCATGTATCTGAGGAAGAAAATGACAGAAAgaggaataaaaaaaaaaccaggaTGCAGCTGGATTGAAGTTAATAAACGAATCCATGCTTTCATCTTCCGGGATGTGTCACATCCTCAAATAGATGACATTATCAGGGAGCTGAATCAGTTGCTTCATAAACTAAAAGTTGTAGGTTATGTCCCAGACACGAACTTCATTTTGCAAGATCTCGAGGGGGAGCAAAAAGAAGAGTCGCTCCAGTACCATAGTGAGAAACTCGCAATTGTATATGGTTTGATGAGCTTGCCGAAAGAGAGTGTTATTAGGATCAGGAAGAACCTGAGGATTTGTGGGGATTGTCATCTCTTTGCAAAGCTTGTCGCGAAAACAGAGAAGAGGACTATTGTCATTAGAGACCAAGTAAGGTATCATCATTTTCAAGATGGTACCTGTTCCTGCACGGATTATTggtaa